TCAGACAGAGAGACTTGCTGAAGAAGAACCTATAGAAGACCTCGCTTTTTTATTTGAGACCCCAAAGGCCCGGCAGACTGGTGTCCTGTATCCTAAGAGTGGAGACATGGGAAACAATGAGCCAAGTGTGACCTTGACATACAGAGCACAGGGTCTCAACTGTGGATCTGCAAACAAGAGGCAAAAGAAGAatgaggaaaagggggaaaggagTGGGTGAGCTGGGTTAGGGCTATTGGTTTCCCTTTTCCTCACCAACAGTATCTTCCTGCCTCTAATCAGTGTTAAGAGCTTACAGCAGTAGCCAGCACCTTTTTGTACATTCAGTTCTCAATCTGCTGTTCAGTAGAAAGACCCTACCTTCCAGGTACTACTTTCCTCCAATTAGTCCTAAAGAGGCCTATTATTACTCCTGAGGTTTCCCAGTGATAATCCTATTTTAGTAAATGCCATACTTTTATACCATTTATATAGAATAAGACCATTCTCACATCCCAATCAAAAACCCCTTTAAATGCTGCTTTGCTGAGAGGTACACAAATTTGCTTTAAAGAGAAATTCCACATGAATGTAACATTTACAAGATCCCCTGGTTCTTTAACATTAATAACCATTCCATTTAACAATATTTTGCTCCAGTATTTACATGTAACAGCAGTATCTatatattttcaagtattttgaTTAAGCTCTAACAATTTTCTGTATGTATCTTTCTTTGGATATGAGgaagaaaaacttttttcttaaaccaaACTCAACTAAAACCTAAACTAAACTCAAACTAAACTAAAACTATACTCTGTAGAGTTTGCAATCTCTGATTATAGGGATGGAGTTTGAACCTCAAGTCCTGAACAGTCTTTCAGTTGCTTTGTAACCATACACGTAAGTCAGGCTTGGGATGAAGCACTAAGGGAATGAAGCACGTGCACAGGGTAGCCTCCATGATGACCATCCTCACCCACCCATCTCAGTCCTCCAGCTGCCTGCAGTTTTAACATGTGGTGCAAATGCCAACATATAACGCAATGTCGCTGAACACATGGCCTCTGACAGCAGAGACCAGAGGTTAAATGCCAGCTTCAGCATGTTGCTACTTTTGTGTCTTGGGCAATGTACTGATTGTATCCTCCAGGGGCTCTACTTACTCATTTACGAAACGAGGATAGTCCTTTTCTGTCAGATTTATTCTGAAGATTAAATTAATATACCTGAAGTATTGAGCATGCACACTAAACAAGGGTTACTGTTATTCATAGCAAGGCAGGTGATGTGCTTTGGTAAAGACTTGGAGGTAAATCCTCTTAGAGAGAAGCAAGTACCTTTCCATTGCTCAAGTCCAGGCACCAGAAAGGGCTGTAGTCAGATTGCTAAAATTCCTTCCAAACACTTGAATCACAAAGGCCAGTGGCATCAGATCTGAGAATGGATACTAACTTCACGGATACTAACAGCCATCTCGACACTAACTAGTCCAACCCATTTGGGAACACTTCACATGGAGGGAAAAAAGCTTCCAAACCCCTCCAGAAATTCATATGTAAAACAATAATCTCATACAAACATTACATTCTGATtgttacagcaaaaaaaaaaaaagtataaaatagatacaaagGTACTTACTTTCCTAGATCCTAGATCTGCAGAACtagcaaacaataaataaatttgccTTCTAAAACTTACTTAGAAACCacgtaaacaaaattaaaagaactcTAGCAATAACCTTCATTTTAgtgaaaactgaattttttttttataagttctGTATCTTTCTCCGGCTCATACAAATGGAATCTGGATAGTAACTGAGCTACTGAGTTAGAGTTCTGGCTTTGTTCAGTAGCTGTGACACTGACTATGCTTCCTCCATTATAAAACCGAAATCATGGTGCCTAAATCAAGGTGgtggtgaaaattaaatgatatattacaTGGAATgtgtgtaaaatgcttagcacagtacctggcacataaaggGTAACTGTGCCCCAGTTTTCAGTATAAATACTGAGAAGCACAAGCATTAATGAAAACTTGCTATATTTACGTGGTGTTTTGCGCATGGGTTTGCTGATGGACAATGAGATGTGTTTTCAACCTGAAACTTTTCCCACACACGGTACATTTATAAGGTTCTCCTGTGTGGTTCTTCTGGTGGCATGCAAGCTCTGAGTCCGAAATAAAACTTTCTGCACAGGGTTTGCATTTATGGGGCTTCTCCCCTCTGTGAATTCTTTGATGGGAGATAAGCTCAGAGATACGAAGAAAGGTCATCGAACACTCAGGACACTTTAAGGGTTCGAATTTTGAGAACGAAAGCAAATTTTCCCCGCAATCGCTGCAGTGTTCAGGGTTGTCCTCGTGGACCCGCTCGGGGAGGGCCAAGTGCGAGGGCTGCCCAAAGCATTTCCCGCTCGGACTGCATGGGTGCTGGCTGGCTGACCCGTGCCTTTTCTCAGGCAAAGCCAGATTTGTTTTCTGACCAAAACATTTACCACAGGCTTTTTTGGCAGCGTGGGTTTTCTGATGCTGTGCCAATCCTGGGAGCCACATGAAACCTCTTCCACATATGCTACAGGTGTAGGGTTTCTCCTTTACATGGATATTCATGTGCCGAGACAGATGTGAGTGCTGGCGGAAGCTGCTGCCGCACTCGGCACACTTATATGGTTTCTCGCCGGTGTGGATTCTCTGGTGTGTTCTCAAGTTGGCtctgtgattgaaaatcttcccACAGTCACCACATTTATACTTTTTCTCTCCTGAATGCATTTTCTGATGCAAAACAAGGTATGAACTATCACTGAAGCTTTGGTCACATTCAGGACACTTGTATGAATTTTTGGCTTCTTCCCCGGGAAATTCAAGAATTTCAGAAAGTGCTCTGGTTCCTAAACACTGAGATAGTTCTATCAAAGGGGTGTGGTTTTCAATGGTAACTAAAAGGCTTATGAACCTCTTCTTGAAAGCAGGAGTTCTACCTGACATTTTCCTTTCAAGGTTTCCAACTCCATGCTCAGAGGAATTTTCTGGGTAATAGACAAGGGGCACAGCAATGGAGTATTTTTCTAGGGCAAGCTCTTCAAGTCCCATAGATTCTAGCCTTAGCTTCTGATTAATCTCAATCTTGCCTTCTCCTCCtgttgataaaaacaaaacaaagcaaaacataaacaCCCTCAAGTAGTACTGGGGAAAGAACAAACTAGTTACACAGAGGACCAGGAAGCTATAGGATGGCTGACAAAACTCAGGCCTGCCCAAAAGCATTAGTCtttaatattttcccaaatattCTTAATTTATAAAGCCAATATATCAATCCAAAAGGGATCTTTCCTTCCAAAGCAACAGCCCTATGACTGCCCCAGCTCACTGCCTGGAAAGGGTTTCTGGGCTGCAGGGCAGTGTGTGGAAATCCAGTCTTCAGTGGTTTTGCTGATTCAAGGAGACCAAGTTCAGGAATGCCAAGGCTGCTAGAATTTGACAGCAAAATACCAGAGAAGAGGCAGATGCCCAGGCAGAGAGCTCTGGGCATCTAGATGGGGTCCCCTTAAGACTCTGGCTGCGTACTAGTCTGTAAATGCATCTGAGGAAACTACCCCAGGTCAGGGAAAGAACCACCAAAAAGGAATAGAAAGAGCAATCTCCAGAATTCACATAATAGTTCAATAGCTCATGTTCCCACCAGCCAAACTGGAAAGACTCCCTACCACACAGAGCATCAGGCAGTGTGCTTAGAAAGACACTGCCTTAGCAGCAGGCCAAATCAGCCCTAGACTAAAGATTGCTCTGAACACACCCTAACAAAGCAAAAAGCAAGCCTTGAAAGGATCATATTGATCCCAAGTAACTTACTGATAAATTAGCACCCTACCCCAAAGTccaaaaattgttttgaaaatacaGCAAAAGCCAGCATACAACAACATAAAACTCACAATGTCCAACATCCAATCAAAACTTACCAGGCAtgtaaagaagcagaaaaatatgacCCGTAACTAGAAGCAAAATCAATCAACAAAAGcagacccagaaatgacacagatgataaAACTAGTAGAAAGAATGTTTAaagagctattataaatatgcttcACATGTTCAAGAAGgtagaggaaaacaaaatgatgaagacagaagtagaaaatataaaatgtgagtTCTGGGAAAGTTCAAATAGTCAACCCTAGTCAAGGATAAAATCTACTCAGGCATAGGAGTGTTTCTACATTATAGTTCCTCTTAGGTGAGAAAGGCACACCATCCCCTTAGGATTAAAGCGATTTCCAACCTTTAGCAAATAATAGTAACCCATACTAATGGAGTTTCACAAGTAAAGTTGTGAATTGACCGTAACAAATATCTGGAAAGATTACCAGGTCTTATGCAAAACCACAGTCACTGTATTAGACAggatttttgccttttaaaaaaatttttaattttttaaaaaataaatttatttatttttatttatttttggctgtgttgggtctttgctgctgcgcatgggctttctctagttgcaagagcgggggctacttttcattgtggtgcacgggcttctcattgttgtggcttctctttgttgcagagcacgggctctaggcgtgtgggcttcagtagttgtggctcgtgggctcagtagttgtggctcgcgggctctagagcacaggctcagtagttgtggcacacaggcgtagttgctccatggcatgtgggatcttcccagaccagggctcgaacccatgtcccctgctttggcaggtggattcttaaccactgcatcaccagggaagtccctaattttttttttgccctgctgcatggcttgcatgggatcttagttccctgtccgGGactcctggcagtgaaagcaccgagccctaaccactggaccatcagggaattgcCAATTTTTGCCTTTTAAGAATCAACTCACCCTTTGAAAATTGCACTCTCATGCAAGTTCTTGTCATGTCCACATAAATCACTCAGGGGTAGGTCCCACTCCCCCATACCAACATGTGGATGAGATATGCAATCCTAATCCTAGAAATGACCAAAGTTCAAAAATGCAGGAAAAACAACTATGTTACCCATCAAGGCCATATCCTCCAAACACTCCTGTGGCGTGTCTCTGCTGCAGGACCTCTGGGCAGGGTGCAGACTCACACACTCCTCTTGAGAAAAATATACAGCCAGGTCCTCAAACAGCACTGGTCCCTGAAACAACATGAGAGCCCATCTCAGGACAAGAAGCTGGAAAGCTACCCCCTTACTCAGTCTGGGAAGGCTGAGAAGAGCTAGAAACATCAGAGGCAAGGGAGAAAAGGGCTTGGTGGAAAAGGTCCCTGAGTGCTGGCGAGGGGGTATGAATGGGTTCtgagggctggaggtggggattAGGAAGGAAAGAGTAAAAATGGACCACTGGAGGTAGTGGTATAAGGGCCAAAACGGTAAACTGGGAGAAGTTCTAGAAGAGCCTATTAGAAGAGAAAAGATGAGGGAACAACTCTCAGGGAACCATTAAGGAAACCATTACGTAGGGATGCTCTAAGGGAAAGGAGAAGACTGAGCAGCCCGGGAAGACTCATGACAGGACAGGAGGTCCAGTGTTCTCCCAACATCCTTCCCTTTGCTGgtccctctccttcttcttcgTCACACTCATGGCTAAGCTCACTGCAGCATCATATCCAGGCCTATTCCTCCTTCCCTAAGTTTACCAAACTTATAAATCAATAGAGCTCTGGTGTGattaagaatcacctggggtttctgtttgtttctgtttattcAACAGGTGTGGAATGAAGCTTAGAAATCTGTAAGTTTGAGCAGCATTCCAGAAAGACACTTTGAGGTACCCTGTAATAGCCTTCTCCAATGGGCCCTGCTCCCAGTTGGTGGTTCTAAAAGGAAGGCTCTGATAAGCCATTTCTCCTATATGCCTGGTAGGAACAAAGACAGCTTGGTGAAAGGGCTCTCTGGGGATCAGGAGCCCTCGCATCACGGGCGTGCCTCACCCTCCTCCAAAAGAGGCCAGGCAGAGGCCAGAAAGGAGCGACCGGAACTTGGACCGAGAGAAGGGACCCGGTCTCACCTGGGCCCCGGTTGTAGGGAGTGTGGATGCCATCTTGAGGGGTGGTAGTGTCTTCAAGTCGCCACAGGGACTTCGGGACAGATCTGGGGGGGGGAGAAAATAGTACTTGGAGGGGCCAATTCGGCTGCCAAGCTCCTCCACGCACCCCCTCGCATCCCCACACCCTTTAAGACCTGAGCCTATGACTCCTCTCCCCGGCCCAGCCTCGGAAAGGCCGACTCCCGGGCCGGCCGGGCCCCACTTACGGCTCCGAGACTAAAGATCTCAGGAAGCCTCCCGCTATCCAGGCAAAAGCAACAGAAAGCGACGCCCAGCCGAGACTCGAGACCGAAATACGGCGCCACCATTAGGCTCCCAGGCTCCCATGCTCCCCTACGCTGGACCTGCCGGGAAAGCCGCCGGATGCGGCCGACCCCCATGCTTTTACGCAGATCTGCCTCTGATTGGCTAGCGTGACCTAGGAGGGGGCAGTCCCTTTTGAGTTTTGACCAATCGGGCGCCTTAATGGAAACCTCCCGCCCCCGGCTCACCCGGCATTCTGGGAGATGTAGTTTTCCCTCAGTTTTCCAAGCATTTCCGGTTCCGCTGTCTGGGTCTCCCCCCGTGAGCTTCGTGCCGGCGGACCTGGTGAAGTGGAGCGTTAGCGTGACCACAGAGGGACGTAATGtttcagggaagaaggaaagcaagTAGACGGAGAGAATCCGGAACCTGAAGAGTATCGGTACTGAAATGTGGGTTCGGCCGGCAGTACCCTGTGGGTCCGAAACTTTGGTCCGGCCTAGGTGAGATGCCTGAGTGGCCAGGAGTGCGGGTCCTAGTCTTAGCCTGAGTAGTCCGCTGTGTCTTGGGCGGACTGCGTGGCCATGGAATGTAAAGGGGTGTCTTCTGGGTGGACAAAGTTCAGGTCGGCGCAGGCCGGTTGCTCGTCTCCAACGCAGTGTATTCTAGGGGCATTCTGCCCGGCGACTGCAGCCCAACCGAGCCGTATCAGGCTCGGAGCCACAGCGGACTTCAAGCGGTAGTAGAGCCATCGGATTGCTTCGCGGGACGTTGTAGGCCTCTTAATACCTCACATTCGACCTGCCCCATTGCCACATATTTTCCACTTTACTGGCACTGGGTGCCGTGGTGTAGGGATTTGGAATTAGAAAATTGAGCTGCTTCCGCAGCTCTGCCACTAATTGCTTGTGTAATTTTGGCCTATATACAACTTTGCTTTCCTCAGCTGCAAAGAACTCAGAAGCCTTTCCTCAGAGGGTAGTTTCAAAGAAGTTGTCAGTTTACAAAGGTGTCTGAAAAAACAAGGGTGATATTTACCTTAATAGAAAATTCTGAATACGtctcaatatattttcttattcttgtGCCAGGCATGTTCCTGTACCTAAAAGGTTACTCAAGGAGTGGTTGCATATTAATTGAAACAATATTATCAGAGTTG
This DNA window, taken from Balaenoptera ricei isolate mBalRic1 chromosome 15, mBalRic1.hap2, whole genome shotgun sequence, encodes the following:
- the ZNF597 gene encoding zinc finger protein 597; translation: MASTLPTTGAQGPVLFEDLAVYFSQEECVSLHPAQRSCSRDTPQECLEDMALMGGEGKIEINQKLRLESMGLEELALEKYSIAVPLVYYPENSSEHGVGNLERKMSGRTPAFKKRFISLLVTIENHTPLIELSQCLGTRALSEILEFPGEEAKNSYKCPECDQSFSDSSYLVLHQKMHSGEKKYKCGDCGKIFNHRANLRTHQRIHTGEKPYKCAECGSSFRQHSHLSRHMNIHVKEKPYTCSICGRGFMWLPGLAQHQKTHAAKKACGKCFGQKTNLALPEKRHGSASQHPCSPSGKCFGQPSHLALPERVHEDNPEHCSDCGENLLSFSKFEPLKCPECSMTFLRISELISHQRIHRGEKPHKCKPCAESFISDSELACHQKNHTGEPYKCTVCGKSFRLKTHLIVHQQTHAQNTT